From one Lycium ferocissimum isolate CSIRO_LF1 chromosome 5, AGI_CSIRO_Lferr_CH_V1, whole genome shotgun sequence genomic stretch:
- the LOC132057432 gene encoding uncharacterized protein LOC132057432 isoform X2 gives MAQQQKHLHELLKEDQEPFQLKHYIADRRLQLKKLDNKIPSKYSLQPLKKQKPNNNNTTSLCKHACFFSFQDSPSPARKAFLPSPSPGLAAASKSPARKVFRAGPLLLEAAMRIQKNPKKTQSGFGLFGSILKKIKSSNSGKKREIIKHEVFVGRREEVCDEHLRSGSCTSCNNSRLSSAGWSESNEEEKSIDFETSSSCLSDNEEIEELVSGDFDKYLSSPLSPFRFSLQKCPSLTGCRTPDFASPVASPVHHKEVYKNYEGLANVEQEEDEKEQCSPVSVLDPPFDDDGHEGEYEYEDEDEEDDDCGSECNYALVQRAQQQLLYKLRRFEKLAELDPIELEKLMLEEEEEEGDDDDDDSVLSYRDRDYDTFASEVTIPFDMKRLVSDLISEEKTETNSLNNREEVVYGRVCKRLESWQHVRSDTIDMMVESALKTEFDDWKKFQAQREETAMEVEVSIFRLLVEELAEEMVHFAGHPGNFNKVFA, from the exons ATGGCACAACAACAAAAGCATTTACATGAGCTTCTAAAAGAAGATCAAGAACCATTTCAACTTAAACATTACATTGCTGATAGACGTCTTCAGCTCAAGAAACTCGATAACAAAATCCCTTCCAAATATTCATTACAACcattgaaaaaacaaaaaccaaacaacaacaatactacaTCATTATGCAAACACGCTTGTTTTTTCTCGTTTCAAGATTCACCAAGCCCGGCCCGAAAAGCCTTCCTCCCCTCCCCCTCTCCGGGCCTAGCAGCAGCATCAAAAAGCCCGGCCCGAAAAGTATTTCGGGCCGGGCCTCTGCTGCTGGAAGCCGCAATGCGGATTCAGAAAAACCCGAAGAAAACCCAGTCGGGGTTCGGTTTATTCGGGtcgattttgaagaaaatcaaGAGCAGTAATAGTGGCAAGAAACGTGAAATTATTAAACATGAAGTTTTCGTGGGAAGACGTGAAGAAGTTTGTGATGAACACTTGAGAAGTGGGTCTTGTACTTCTTGTAATAATAGTAGGCTCAGTAGTGCTGGTTGGTCAGAAagtaatgaagaagaaaaatccaTAGATTTTGAGACTTCAAGTAGTTGTTTGTCTGATAATGAGGAAATTGAGGAGCTTGTTAGTGGTGATTTTGACAAATATCTTTCAAGTCCTTTAAGCCCATTTAGATTTTCTCTTCAGAAATGTCCATCGTTGACGGGTTGCCGGACGCCAGATTTTGCATCGCCGGTAGCATCTCCAGTTCACCATAAGGAGGTTT ACAAAAACTATGAAGGTTTGGCAAATGTTGAACAAGAAGAAGATGAGAAAGAACAATGCAGCCCGGTTTCTGTCTTGGATCCTCCGTTTGATGATGATGGACATGAAGGCGAATATGAGTATGAGGATGAGGATGAGGAAGACGATGATTGTGGTAGTGAATGCAACTATGCACTTGTACAGA GAGCACAGCAACAGCTTTTGTACAAGCTTCGTAGGTTCGAAAAACTAGCAGAGTTGGATCCTATTGAACTCGAGAAACTGATGctcgaagaagaagaagaagaaggcgacgatgatgatgatgattcggTGTTATCATACAGAGACCGGGATTATGACACGTTTGCAAGCGAAGTGACAATCCCTTTCGACATGAAAAGGCTAGTCTCGGACTTGATATCCGAGGAGAAGACCGAGACTAACAGCTTGAACAATAGGGAAGAAGTAGTCTATGGAAGAGTATGCAAGAGGTTAGAGTCATGGCAACATGTAAGATCAGACACTATCGACATGATGGTCGAATCAGCTTTGAAAACCGAGTTTGATGACTGGAAAAAATTTCAAGCACAAAGGGAAGAAACTGCAATGGAAGTTGAAGTTTCAATCTTTAGGTTATTAGTAGAAGAATTAGCTGAGGAGATGGTCCATTTTGCAGGACATCCTGGAAATTTCAACAAAGTTTTTGCCTGA
- the LOC132057432 gene encoding uncharacterized protein LOC132057432 isoform X1: MAQQQKHLHELLKEDQEPFQLKHYIADRRLQLKKLDNKIPSKYSLQPLKKQKPNNNNTTSLCKHACFFSFQDSPSPARKAFLPSPSPGLAAASKSPARKVFRAGPLLLEAAMRIQKNPKKTQSGFGLFGSILKKIKSSNSGKKREIIKHEVFVGRREEVCDEHLRSGSCTSCNNSRLSSAGWSESNEEEKSIDFETSSSCLSDNEEIEELVSGDFDKYLSSPLSPFRFSLQKCPSLTGCRTPDFASPVASPVHHKEDKDKNYEGLANVEQEEDEKEQCSPVSVLDPPFDDDGHEGEYEYEDEDEEDDDCGSECNYALVQRAQQQLLYKLRRFEKLAELDPIELEKLMLEEEEEEGDDDDDDSVLSYRDRDYDTFASEVTIPFDMKRLVSDLISEEKTETNSLNNREEVVYGRVCKRLESWQHVRSDTIDMMVESALKTEFDDWKKFQAQREETAMEVEVSIFRLLVEELAEEMVHFAGHPGNFNKVFA; this comes from the exons ATGGCACAACAACAAAAGCATTTACATGAGCTTCTAAAAGAAGATCAAGAACCATTTCAACTTAAACATTACATTGCTGATAGACGTCTTCAGCTCAAGAAACTCGATAACAAAATCCCTTCCAAATATTCATTACAACcattgaaaaaacaaaaaccaaacaacaacaatactacaTCATTATGCAAACACGCTTGTTTTTTCTCGTTTCAAGATTCACCAAGCCCGGCCCGAAAAGCCTTCCTCCCCTCCCCCTCTCCGGGCCTAGCAGCAGCATCAAAAAGCCCGGCCCGAAAAGTATTTCGGGCCGGGCCTCTGCTGCTGGAAGCCGCAATGCGGATTCAGAAAAACCCGAAGAAAACCCAGTCGGGGTTCGGTTTATTCGGGtcgattttgaagaaaatcaaGAGCAGTAATAGTGGCAAGAAACGTGAAATTATTAAACATGAAGTTTTCGTGGGAAGACGTGAAGAAGTTTGTGATGAACACTTGAGAAGTGGGTCTTGTACTTCTTGTAATAATAGTAGGCTCAGTAGTGCTGGTTGGTCAGAAagtaatgaagaagaaaaatccaTAGATTTTGAGACTTCAAGTAGTTGTTTGTCTGATAATGAGGAAATTGAGGAGCTTGTTAGTGGTGATTTTGACAAATATCTTTCAAGTCCTTTAAGCCCATTTAGATTTTCTCTTCAGAAATGTCCATCGTTGACGGGTTGCCGGACGCCAGATTTTGCATCGCCGGTAGCATCTCCAGTTCACCATAAGGAG GACAAAGACAAAAACTATGAAGGTTTGGCAAATGTTGAACAAGAAGAAGATGAGAAAGAACAATGCAGCCCGGTTTCTGTCTTGGATCCTCCGTTTGATGATGATGGACATGAAGGCGAATATGAGTATGAGGATGAGGATGAGGAAGACGATGATTGTGGTAGTGAATGCAACTATGCACTTGTACAGA GAGCACAGCAACAGCTTTTGTACAAGCTTCGTAGGTTCGAAAAACTAGCAGAGTTGGATCCTATTGAACTCGAGAAACTGATGctcgaagaagaagaagaagaaggcgacgatgatgatgatgattcggTGTTATCATACAGAGACCGGGATTATGACACGTTTGCAAGCGAAGTGACAATCCCTTTCGACATGAAAAGGCTAGTCTCGGACTTGATATCCGAGGAGAAGACCGAGACTAACAGCTTGAACAATAGGGAAGAAGTAGTCTATGGAAGAGTATGCAAGAGGTTAGAGTCATGGCAACATGTAAGATCAGACACTATCGACATGATGGTCGAATCAGCTTTGAAAACCGAGTTTGATGACTGGAAAAAATTTCAAGCACAAAGGGAAGAAACTGCAATGGAAGTTGAAGTTTCAATCTTTAGGTTATTAGTAGAAGAATTAGCTGAGGAGATGGTCCATTTTGCAGGACATCCTGGAAATTTCAACAAAGTTTTTGCCTGA